Proteins from a genomic interval of Quercus lobata isolate SW786 chromosome 11, ValleyOak3.0 Primary Assembly, whole genome shotgun sequence:
- the LOC115967165 gene encoding non-functional pseudokinase ZED1-like, whose amino-acid sequence MHDDGKEAILVKGDSYMCREQCSLLSYERWAPQMSSIMGSTPHVRGESIAPRSIPIRSFSAQELQQPTNDYNKRYGMRWYEGSLEGRMVFVKRFPENESFAEFVINDLVISAQMSAHSNVLKPIGCSLETTSPILVFEFAANGFLADQIFVYHITQLQNQPMVWERRLKIARQIAHAISYLHATFSRPVIHMYIDIKNILLDEHDVPKLSNFYFSVSIPKGETDVEGFQNRHPMFRTPELEATGKVNEKTDVYKFGVVLLELLTGEDSDNITRLANDEGSSLVAYMHNRAQVCCINEIVDPAILVGEGGASLEQQLQSVVDLALTCTEEDPERRPTMVDVTKELRRIESLVT is encoded by the exons ATGCATGATGATGGAAAAGAAGCAATCTTGGTCAAGGGTGATTCTTACATGTGCCGAGAGCAATGCTCCCTCCTCTCATATGAGAGGTGGGCCCCACAAATGAGTTCCATTATGGGGTCTACCcctcatgtgagaggagagagcatTGCTCCCAGA TCTATTCCCATCCGTAGCTTCTCTGCTCAAGAGCTCCAACAACCCACCAACGACTATAACAAACGTTATGGAATGCGTTGGTACGAAGGTTCTCTTGAAGGGCGAATGGTTTTCGTTAAGAGATTTCCTGAAAATGAATCATTTGCAGAATTTGTCATCAATGATTTAGTGATTTCTGCACAGATGAGCGCTCACAGTAATGTATTAAAGCCCATAGGGTGCTCTCTTGAGACTACATCTCCCATTTTAGTGTTTGAATTTGCTGCCAATGGTTTCCTTGCAGATCAAATTTTTGTCTACCATATTACTCAACTACAAAATCAGCCGATGGTGTGGGAGAGAAGGTTAAAGATTGCAAGGCAGATTGCTCATGCAATTTCCTATCTCCATGCTACCTTCTCTAGACCTGTCATCCACATGTACAtagatataaaaaatatcttattAGATGAACATGATGTTCCCAAATTGTCCAACTTCTATTTTTCCGTGTCAATCCCCAAGGGCGAAACTGATGTGGAAGGCTTTCAGAATCGACATCCAATGTTCAGAACTCCCGAGCTTGAAGCAACAGGAAAGGTAAATGAGAAAACTGATGTATATAAATTTGGTGTTGTTCTTCTAGAACTTTTAACTGGAGAGGATTCTGATAATATAACACGATTGGCAAATGATGAAGGTTCTAGCTTGGTAGCATACATGCATAACCGTGCTCAAGTTTGTTGCATTAACGAGATTGTGGATCCTGCAATCTTGGTTGGGGAAGGAGGTGCTAGTTTAGAGCAGCAGTTACAATCTGTTGTGGACCTTGCCTTGACATGTACAGAGGAAGATCCAGAGAGAAGGCCAACAATGGTTGATGTCACCAAAGAACTCAGGCGGATTGAGAGCTTGGTTACATGA